One part of the Elusimicrobiaceae bacterium genome encodes these proteins:
- a CDS encoding Eco57I restriction-modification methylase domain-containing protein, translating to MTFLKELHKPDILDCIAHLSSDEVFTPPKLVNEMLDMLPPELFRSTETKFLDPGCKSGVFLREIAKRLIEGEKELIPDLEKRIRHIFTNQLYGLAITELTGLLARRSTYCSKKADGEYSICTFSTPDGNIDYTRTEHVWENGKCTLCGASQSQYDRGDILETHAYSFIHCDEEHNKTVFKRLKDMKFDVIIGNPPYQLSDGGAQASASPIYQLFVEQAKRLNPRYLTMIIPSRWMTGGKGLDAFRSTMIHDKHFKTLHDFADSNECFRGVDIKGGVCYFLWTRDSEQKCDIYRHDINGVSHSKRYLVEEGDDIFIRCNQLIPIKDKVQAKQEESFMSLVSAMKPYGLRGDVFEHPIKYDLPKMGCRRIKDGYEVVGLCHLRRESRFIPPDYPIPQRNMLHDYKIFMTRNYGCGEIGEVPATPVLATPGMLCTETFIQIGPFKTQKEMENCFSYIKTKFFRCMVGIRKQDQGAGRAVYKYVPMQDFSEPWTDAKLYKKYGLTKDEINFIESMIKPME from the coding sequence ATGACGTTCTTAAAAGAATTGCACAAGCCGGACATTTTGGACTGCATTGCCCACTTGTCTTCCGACGAAGTATTCACACCACCCAAGCTGGTAAATGAAATGCTGGATATGCTTCCGCCCGAACTGTTCCGAAGTACGGAAACAAAGTTTTTGGATCCTGGTTGCAAATCCGGCGTGTTCCTGCGGGAAATTGCCAAACGCTTGATTGAAGGCGAAAAAGAACTCATTCCCGACCTGGAAAAGCGGATCCGGCACATCTTTACAAACCAATTGTACGGGCTGGCTATTACGGAGCTGACAGGGCTTTTGGCACGGCGTTCCACTTACTGTTCCAAGAAAGCAGATGGGGAATACTCCATTTGTACATTTAGCACACCGGACGGCAACATTGACTATACTCGCACGGAACACGTCTGGGAAAACGGCAAATGCACCTTATGCGGGGCCAGCCAAAGCCAGTACGACCGTGGCGACATTTTAGAAACCCACGCATACAGTTTTATTCACTGCGACGAAGAACACAACAAAACAGTTTTCAAGAGGTTAAAAGATATGAAATTTGACGTAATTATCGGCAATCCGCCGTATCAACTAAGTGATGGTGGAGCACAAGCAAGTGCCAGCCCGATTTATCAGTTATTTGTAGAACAAGCCAAACGACTAAACCCGCGGTATCTAACCATGATTATACCTTCCCGCTGGATGACTGGGGGCAAAGGATTGGATGCTTTCCGAAGCACGATGATTCATGATAAACATTTCAAAACATTACACGATTTTGCAGATTCAAATGAGTGTTTCAGAGGGGTAGATATTAAAGGTGGTGTGTGTTATTTCTTGTGGACACGCGATTCTGAACAAAAGTGCGACATTTACCGACATGATATAAACGGTGTTAGCCATTCAAAACGCTACTTGGTAGAAGAAGGAGATGACATTTTTATCCGGTGTAATCAACTTATTCCCATCAAAGATAAAGTCCAAGCCAAACAAGAAGAAAGTTTTATGAGTTTGGTATCAGCCATGAAACCTTATGGACTACGCGGAGATGTATTTGAACACCCAATCAAATATGACTTGCCAAAAATGGGGTGCAGAAGAATTAAAGACGGATACGAAGTTGTGGGATTATGCCACCTAAGACGAGAATCACGTTTTATTCCGCCCGATTATCCCATCCCACAACGTAATATGCTCCATGATTATAAAATTTTTATGACACGCAATTATGGATGTGGCGAGATAGGAGAAGTACCAGCCACGCCAGTCCTGGCCACGCCAGGAATGTTATGCACCGAAACATTCATTCAGATTGGGCCCTTCAAAACCCAAAAGGAAATGGAGAACTGTTTTAGTTATATTAAAACCAAATTCTTCCGTTGCATGGTAGGTATTAGAAAACAGGACCAAGGAGCTGGAAGGGCTGTTTATAAATATGTGCCAATGCAAGATTTTAGCGAACCGTGGACGGATGCCAAGTTATACAAAAAGTACGGACTGACGAAGGACGAAATCAACTTTATAGAGTCCATGATTAAGCCGATGGAATAG
- a CDS encoding GIY-YIG nuclease family protein — MPELLNSHKIPQIYVYTEPQYKTADWEGKRNGRGFLKIGFTTGNVVDRIRQQFPTHKPVDNPFEVLLEDVAIRKDGTFFTDKDVHRILRKNGAEERTTQGKHTEWFECTLEEVEQAIFAVKNHKTTITERRMDFAMRPEQAQAVKVTSEYFKNFSYEREHKTPHFLWNAKMRFGKTFTAYQLAKEMGWKKVLVLTFKPAVQNSWESDLVSHVDFKDWQFVSRTGTQYNEIDPKKPFVWFASFQDVLQKTDAGGIKPRNEEIHCINWDCIILDEYHFGAWRENAKDLYDAEDKAEQKKQDGDGLEYYDEEQMPLTTSAYLYLSGTPFRALNNGEFLEDQIFNWTYTDEQREKNNWDPKQGENPYLELPQMVMMTYQMPEEIRSIALLGEYNEFDLNEFFKAKEEGSVCKFVHEAEVADWLNLIRGQYKPTTLDELKIGKKPPMPYSDVRLLSALSHTFWFLPSVASCKAMGTLLSKHPVYKEYKVIVCAGNEAGMGVDALEPVRRAIGKGFDTKTITLSCGKLTTGVTVPEWGGIFMLRNTSSPETYFQSAFRVQSPWTVKNPDGTNPNEKGIVKDTCYVFDFAPDRALSQIAEYSARLNANSKESPEKRVEEFINFLPVLCYDGSTMELINASELLDLVISGTASSMLARRWQSALLVNVDNPTLLKLMENDKAMDALSRIEGFRNLNKDITTLVNKSEALKKAKQENKEELSKKEKKELTQEEKEIKSKRKEIQEKLLKFATRIPVFMYLTDYREQTLQDVITQLEPELFQKVTGLTIPDFELLVNIGIFNEQIMNSAVFAFRRYEEASLSYTGLTKHQELLIGGFNTKIERTEWENMGM, encoded by the coding sequence ATGCCCGAATTATTGAACAGCCACAAGATTCCACAAATATATGTCTATACGGAACCGCAATATAAGACCGCCGACTGGGAAGGCAAACGCAATGGCCGTGGGTTCCTAAAAATTGGATTCACTACCGGCAATGTAGTGGACCGGATCCGACAACAATTCCCTACCCATAAACCCGTGGATAACCCCTTTGAAGTGCTATTGGAAGACGTTGCCATCCGCAAAGACGGCACGTTCTTTACTGATAAGGATGTGCACCGCATCCTGCGTAAAAACGGGGCAGAAGAACGCACCACGCAAGGCAAGCATACAGAATGGTTTGAATGTACGTTGGAAGAGGTGGAACAGGCCATCTTTGCCGTTAAAAACCACAAAACCACTATCACCGAACGCCGGATGGATTTTGCCATGCGGCCCGAACAAGCCCAAGCGGTCAAAGTTACTAGCGAATACTTCAAAAACTTTTCCTATGAGCGGGAACACAAAACACCGCACTTCCTGTGGAACGCCAAAATGCGGTTTGGCAAAACATTTACCGCGTACCAATTAGCCAAAGAGATGGGCTGGAAAAAGGTGCTGGTGCTTACATTTAAGCCAGCGGTGCAAAATTCGTGGGAATCGGATCTAGTCAGCCATGTGGATTTCAAGGACTGGCAATTCGTTTCCCGTACCGGAACACAATATAATGAAATAGATCCCAAGAAGCCGTTTGTGTGGTTTGCCAGCTTCCAAGACGTACTGCAAAAAACGGATGCGGGCGGTATTAAACCGCGTAATGAAGAGATTCACTGTATAAACTGGGATTGCATTATACTGGACGAATACCACTTTGGGGCCTGGCGTGAAAACGCAAAGGATCTGTACGATGCCGAAGACAAAGCAGAACAGAAAAAACAAGACGGCGACGGCTTGGAATACTACGATGAAGAGCAGATGCCACTAACCACCAGTGCTTATTTGTACCTGTCCGGCACGCCGTTCCGTGCGTTAAACAACGGTGAGTTTTTAGAAGACCAAATCTTCAACTGGACTTATACCGACGAACAACGCGAGAAAAACAACTGGGATCCCAAACAAGGAGAAAACCCGTACTTGGAGCTTCCCCAAATGGTGATGATGACCTACCAAATGCCGGAAGAAATACGTTCCATTGCCTTGCTGGGTGAGTATAACGAATTTGACCTGAACGAGTTTTTCAAAGCAAAAGAAGAAGGTTCCGTGTGTAAATTTGTGCACGAAGCAGAAGTGGCCGACTGGCTAAATTTGATCCGTGGTCAATACAAACCCACCACCTTAGATGAACTGAAAATCGGCAAGAAACCGCCGATGCCATATTCCGACGTGCGTTTGCTCAGTGCCCTAAGCCATACATTTTGGTTTTTGCCGTCCGTGGCCAGCTGCAAAGCAATGGGTACGTTACTAAGCAAGCATCCGGTTTATAAAGAATATAAGGTGATTGTCTGTGCCGGAAATGAAGCCGGAATGGGCGTGGATGCCCTGGAACCTGTCCGGCGTGCCATCGGCAAAGGGTTTGACACAAAAACGATCACGCTCTCCTGTGGGAAACTTACCACAGGTGTAACAGTGCCGGAATGGGGCGGGATTTTTATGCTGCGTAATACGTCCAGCCCAGAAACTTATTTTCAATCGGCCTTCCGTGTGCAATCTCCCTGGACGGTTAAAAATCCGGACGGAACGAACCCAAATGAAAAAGGTATTGTGAAAGATACCTGTTATGTGTTTGACTTCGCACCGGATCGGGCATTGAGCCAGATTGCCGAATACAGTGCACGCTTAAACGCAAACAGTAAGGAATCGCCGGAAAAGCGTGTGGAAGAGTTTATCAACTTCCTGCCCGTGCTCTGTTATGACGGCAGCACTATGGAACTAATCAACGCCAGCGAGCTGCTGGACTTGGTTATCTCCGGCACGGCATCTTCCATGCTGGCACGGCGTTGGCAAAGTGCCTTACTTGTAAATGTGGACAACCCGACCTTGCTCAAACTGATGGAAAACGACAAGGCCATGGATGCTTTATCTCGCATTGAAGGGTTCCGTAATTTGAATAAGGACATCACAACGCTAGTGAACAAGTCCGAAGCACTTAAAAAAGCTAAGCAAGAGAACAAAGAAGAACTTTCAAAGAAAGAAAAGAAGGAACTAACACAAGAAGAAAAAGAAATTAAATCCAAACGAAAAGAGATACAAGAAAAGCTACTCAAATTCGCAACTAGGATCCCCGTGTTTATGTATTTGACGGACTACCGCGAACAAACCTTGCAAGACGTAATCACCCAGCTGGAACCGGAACTCTTCCAGAAGGTAACGGGCTTAACAATACCGGACTTTGAACTGCTGGTCAATATAGGCATCTTTAACGAGCAGATCATGAACTCGGCCGTGTTTGCGTTCCGGCGTTATGAGGAAGCCAGCTTGTCCTATACTGGGCTGACCAAGCACCAAGAACTGCTGATTGGTGGTTTTAACACAAAGATAGAGCGTACGGAATGGGAAAACATGGGGATGTAA
- a CDS encoding ATP-binding protein — translation MFKSFKVVNFKSILETTVPLTYMEKKAPNGYKEKETIPFLEAGRDRVVPLLMLFGANASGKTNLVAAFSCYLHILREGIKGKFIPNKLNKKYNTTTFELNFIWKGAEYTHFIEYDQTHIIKEKFTRQKKVLFEIQGHKFVTQTIETKGYGLTEFNNILSVECSEGDMQIHSFLTKLTGRLPGLDQNISGACQYLIIDTRVITLGNTLHPSMIFDAFKGLGISFDEAFAEITHILQLLDLTITRLELIQEEKTIPFLPPVTVAPASFYVEKESHQLKQRLDRIISFHKDIEGKEIPFEFFQEESQGTIRLFSIIGTFILAIKRGGVLIWDELDASLHPCLLKELLQMFKSKRYNTMNAQLITSLHDPYILEDENVRVSDIAVINNTVSKGTTLTRVVDFDNARNDVNFRKQYLEGHYRGIPNAYL, via the coding sequence ATGTTTAAGTCATTTAAGGTTGTGAATTTCAAATCAATTTTGGAAACAACAGTGCCGCTAACCTATATGGAAAAGAAGGCACCCAATGGCTATAAAGAAAAAGAAACGATTCCCTTTTTAGAAGCTGGAAGAGATAGAGTCGTACCGCTTTTGATGCTTTTCGGCGCAAACGCTTCGGGTAAAACAAACCTTGTTGCTGCGTTTTCTTGTTATCTTCATATATTGCGGGAAGGTATCAAAGGAAAATTTATTCCAAACAAACTAAACAAAAAATACAATACTACTACCTTTGAGTTGAATTTTATCTGGAAGGGAGCGGAGTACACACACTTTATTGAGTACGATCAAACACACATTATTAAAGAAAAATTTACCCGCCAAAAGAAGGTGCTGTTTGAAATACAAGGCCATAAATTCGTAACACAAACCATTGAAACAAAAGGATACGGGCTAACGGAATTTAACAATATTCTTTCCGTGGAATGTTCAGAAGGAGATATGCAAATCCACTCTTTCTTAACCAAACTAACCGGACGACTTCCAGGTCTTGATCAAAACATCTCTGGGGCATGTCAATACTTGATTATAGATACGCGAGTAATTACTCTTGGAAATACATTGCATCCTTCCATGATATTTGATGCGTTCAAAGGTTTGGGTATATCTTTTGACGAGGCCTTTGCCGAAATAACCCACATTCTCCAACTTCTGGATCTGACAATCACACGTTTAGAGCTGATTCAAGAAGAAAAAACGATTCCGTTTTTGCCACCAGTAACGGTAGCTCCCGCATCGTTTTATGTTGAAAAAGAATCGCACCAACTCAAACAGCGGTTAGATCGTATCATTTCGTTCCACAAGGACATTGAAGGAAAAGAAATCCCTTTTGAGTTTTTCCAAGAAGAATCGCAGGGAACAATCCGCTTATTTTCTATTATCGGCACCTTTATTTTAGCCATCAAAAGAGGCGGCGTCCTTATTTGGGATGAATTGGATGCTTCGTTGCACCCTTGTTTGTTAAAAGAATTATTACAGATGTTCAAATCCAAACGGTATAATACAATGAATGCCCAACTAATTACATCTTTACATGATCCCTACATATTGGAAGATGAAAATGTGCGGGTATCTGATATTGCGGTTATTAACAACACTGTTTCCAAAGGCACTACTCTCACCCGTGTTGTTGATTTTGACAATGCCAGAAACGATGTCAATTTTCGTAAGCAATACTTAGAAGGGCATTACAGAGGGATTCCAAACGCTTACTTATGA
- a CDS encoding recombinase family protein has translation MTNNNQNTKLTATKAVILARVSSRSQEDGYSLDAQTEMCRKYATQNNLQVVKEYQIVESSTQGARKEFNKMIQFVSQQKGCTAVIAHTVDRFQRRFNETVACEPFILASQMELHFVQSNLVINSENYFNNALVWDVNVMGARAYINAIKVHTRKGIARKIEKGEWPCKAPVGYKNVEQNGKKTIIIDPVAAPLVQKFFQDYATGNYSLEQASRDFKKAGLISCRGVPFNAASMQRTLTNPFYYGIMNVKGALRPHSYGPLISKQLFDKCQQVREGFNKQPLRYDKLPFTFKRMIKCADCESYISSYHRYKKNKTNNGEHHYVYLRCAGKANNKECSCGEIREEVATKAVMETLKAIQVPPALLKGVLAQLIGKLNTQEKAQQTELANAQRRLGQIAKEKEVWIQKEAAGLLPSQTVNEKLQALAEEEKSLQAKLSGKQKPSKQVAWTLARAVNLLSRLPELYAGSQNLQKRKILNLLFANLLMKGKSIEIIMKKPFSFVAEGSKYCVWGTLLHEMYNYFAFGLYSIPVYKSELRLL, from the coding sequence ATGACAAATAACAATCAAAATACTAAACTGACCGCCACAAAAGCGGTTATCTTAGCCAGAGTATCAAGCCGGAGTCAAGAGGATGGATACTCTTTAGATGCTCAAACTGAAATGTGCCGTAAATACGCAACACAGAATAACTTGCAGGTTGTAAAGGAATATCAAATTGTGGAATCATCTACCCAAGGAGCACGTAAAGAGTTTAATAAGATGATACAATTCGTATCCCAGCAAAAGGGATGTACCGCTGTAATTGCACACACTGTGGACCGTTTCCAACGTCGTTTTAATGAAACTGTAGCTTGTGAACCTTTCATTTTAGCAAGCCAAATGGAACTACACTTTGTGCAATCTAATTTAGTAATCAATTCGGAAAACTACTTCAATAATGCTCTTGTCTGGGATGTGAACGTAATGGGTGCACGGGCTTACATCAATGCCATCAAGGTCCATACCCGAAAGGGAATAGCTCGCAAGATTGAGAAAGGCGAATGGCCATGTAAAGCTCCGGTCGGTTATAAAAACGTAGAGCAGAACGGTAAGAAAACAATCATCATTGACCCAGTAGCAGCACCACTGGTTCAAAAGTTTTTTCAAGATTACGCTACAGGTAATTATTCACTGGAGCAAGCATCTAGGGATTTTAAGAAGGCTGGACTTATCAGCTGTAGAGGTGTACCATTTAATGCAGCCAGTATGCAACGAACACTTACTAATCCGTTTTACTATGGCATAATGAACGTAAAGGGAGCTTTGAGACCACATAGTTACGGTCCTCTCATCTCTAAACAGTTGTTTGACAAATGTCAACAGGTACGTGAAGGTTTTAATAAACAACCACTCCGGTACGATAAACTGCCTTTCACTTTCAAACGGATGATAAAATGTGCTGATTGTGAATCGTACATTTCCAGTTACCACAGATACAAGAAGAATAAAACAAACAACGGAGAACACCACTACGTTTATTTACGCTGTGCTGGCAAAGCAAATAACAAGGAGTGTTCTTGTGGGGAAATCCGTGAAGAAGTAGCTACTAAAGCGGTTATGGAAACACTCAAAGCAATTCAAGTTCCACCTGCTTTGCTGAAAGGTGTACTGGCTCAGCTGATTGGTAAACTGAACACGCAGGAGAAAGCTCAACAGACAGAATTAGCTAACGCACAGCGGCGGTTAGGCCAGATTGCCAAAGAGAAGGAAGTCTGGATACAGAAGGAAGCAGCAGGACTTCTTCCCAGTCAAACAGTTAATGAAAAGCTGCAAGCTCTGGCAGAGGAAGAAAAGAGTCTGCAAGCTAAGCTGTCCGGTAAGCAGAAACCTTCCAAACAGGTAGCGTGGACGTTGGCACGTGCTGTAAACCTGCTTTCACGTTTGCCGGAACTCTATGCAGGTTCGCAGAATTTGCAGAAACGTAAGATTTTGAACCTTTTATTTGCGAACCTCTTAATGAAAGGAAAAAGTATTGAAATTATAATGAAAAAACCCTTCAGTTTCGTGGCCGAAGGGTCTAAGTATTGCGTATGGGGTACTTTATTGCACGAAATGTATAACTACTTTGCATTTGGGCTTTACAGCATCCCTGTTTATAAATCCGAACTCCGACTACTATGA
- a CDS encoding helix-turn-helix domain-containing protein translates to MIDTVALKIDKYLDGSYGSIAWEVEQPDLFSNIDVASFSGSNWHKWNKRGQEKRLQDYYPHVEIWNFSGYKSCYCLFVRFSVPKLIYGNNLLEVTDAQFNTVCQMLQTKLQTMGIKVDINAIRAASVNKVHYGKNIICYGVPVELVLTRLVAAKPCIAGMDVQKTIFRNGRQFSFHNKTREVCFYDKRQEVLQYHRKDTKLEWLFKRPDLKNILRIEVRLNKKTSFKRHFKSTDLTFQDVFSEQKAKEIITDYWDTIYKSVQFIPPMCYAPEYQLLAGPVTGVLERDLELLGLRSVVNSMGYAAAYKLMSALYPKDKMPALFGKLQKNVPSLVLPAEYDVLRMIDAELKQFKWLGKHSWGLRQKLLRNKEPLTYQCLLTVKDAAKYAKVNERTLQKWLKEGRIGYFKIGNEYRLRKEDLFTLFCGKKIV, encoded by the coding sequence ATGATTGATACTGTTGCCTTGAAAATTGATAAGTATTTAGATGGCTCTTATGGTTCTATTGCTTGGGAAGTAGAACAACCTGATTTATTTAGCAATATAGATGTGGCAAGCTTTTCCGGTAGTAACTGGCACAAGTGGAATAAGCGTGGCCAAGAAAAGCGGCTACAGGACTATTACCCACACGTGGAAATCTGGAATTTCTCCGGATACAAATCCTGCTACTGCTTGTTTGTGCGTTTTTCCGTACCAAAATTAATTTACGGGAACAATCTATTAGAGGTAACAGATGCCCAGTTTAACACGGTATGCCAGATGCTACAAACCAAGCTACAGACAATGGGAATCAAGGTTGATATAAATGCAATCCGTGCTGCTTCCGTGAATAAAGTCCACTATGGTAAAAACATCATATGTTATGGTGTGCCTGTTGAATTAGTGTTGACACGTTTAGTAGCAGCCAAACCGTGTATTGCGGGAATGGATGTACAGAAAACTATTTTTCGTAATGGTAGGCAATTTTCGTTTCACAACAAAACACGGGAAGTTTGTTTCTACGACAAGCGCCAAGAAGTTCTCCAGTACCACCGGAAAGATACAAAGTTGGAGTGGTTGTTCAAACGACCTGACCTAAAAAATATTCTGAGAATAGAAGTCCGATTGAACAAGAAAACCAGCTTCAAGCGACACTTCAAAAGTACGGACTTAACCTTTCAAGATGTATTCAGTGAGCAAAAGGCAAAAGAGATTATCACGGATTACTGGGATACTATTTATAAGTCTGTACAATTTATACCACCTATGTGTTACGCTCCGGAGTACCAATTGTTAGCCGGACCGGTTACGGGTGTGCTAGAACGGGATTTAGAGTTGCTCGGACTTCGTAGCGTGGTTAATTCTATGGGATATGCTGCTGCTTATAAATTGATGAGTGCCTTGTATCCAAAAGATAAGATGCCTGCTTTGTTTGGTAAATTGCAGAAGAACGTGCCTTCACTGGTACTTCCGGCAGAATATGACGTGCTACGGATGATAGATGCAGAGCTGAAACAGTTTAAGTGGTTAGGCAAACATTCGTGGGGGTTGCGTCAAAAACTGTTAAGGAACAAAGAGCCACTGACTTATCAGTGTTTACTAACGGTAAAGGATGCGGCAAAGTACGCTAAAGTAAACGAACGAACGCTGCAAAAATGGTTAAAGGAAGGCCGGATTGGGTACTTTAAGATTGGCAATGAGTATCGTCTTAGAAAAGAGGACTTATTTACCCTATTTTGTGGTAAGAAAATAGTGTGA
- a CDS encoding helix-turn-helix domain-containing protein, whose product MKFLTSEQIAHILQVNKMTVYREIKRGKLKSYKFGKELRIRNSDFEAYLQDAYQAAQQSIAVQHSCITPTSSKTIERGKMAQQTASKKPNRTANRPSRTKIVKKATLKKVVKSQSNFSKQSK is encoded by the coding sequence ATGAAATTTTTGACATCAGAACAAATAGCTCATATTTTGCAAGTAAACAAGATGACGGTTTACCGTGAAATTAAACGAGGTAAACTGAAATCGTATAAATTCGGTAAAGAACTACGCATCCGAAACAGTGATTTTGAAGCATACTTACAGGATGCGTATCAGGCTGCACAACAATCCATAGCTGTTCAGCATAGCTGCATAACCCCAACATCTTCAAAAACGATTGAAAGGGGTAAAATGGCTCAGCAAACAGCATCTAAAAAACCGAATAGAACAGCAAATAGACCTAGTCGGACCAAGATAGTTAAGAAAGCTACTCTTAAGAAGGTTGTTAAGAGCCAATCTAACTTTAGTAAACAGAGTAAATAA